A window of bacterium contains these coding sequences:
- the nagB gene encoding glucosamine-6-phosphate deaminase has protein sequence MRVIIVKNDEEMGKKATDLIAGEMKKKTSFVLGLATGSTPLPLYKDFVERSKAGEMDFSTVITFNLDEYVGLDPAHNQSYRYFMNENLFDHVNILKKNTHVPNGMAEDIDASCHEYEKMIDEIGGIDYQVLGIGGNGHIGFNEPGSSLGSLTRIKTLTAETISDNARFFEKKEDVPTQAITMGIGTIMKSRKIVLLAAGANKADAIRAALEGPITSMCPSSALQLHRFVTYVITEDCATKLTLNYETV, from the coding sequence ATGAGAGTCATAATTGTAAAAAATGATGAAGAAATGGGAAAGAAGGCAACTGATTTGATCGCAGGGGAAATGAAGAAAAAAACCAGTTTTGTACTGGGTCTTGCAACAGGCAGTACACCTTTGCCACTCTACAAAGACTTCGTAGAAAGAAGCAAAGCCGGAGAAATGGATTTTTCTACTGTGATAACATTTAATCTGGACGAATATGTAGGACTTGACCCAGCTCATAATCAAAGTTATAGATACTTCATGAATGAGAATCTGTTTGACCATGTCAATATATTAAAGAAAAATACTCATGTCCCCAACGGGATGGCAGAGGATATTGATGCATCCTGCCATGAATACGAAAAAATGATAGATGAAATAGGAGGTATTGATTATCAGGTTCTTGGAATTGGCGGCAATGGACATATTGGATTCAATGAGCCTGGTTCTTCTCTTGGGTCTTTGACAAGAATAAAGACACTAACTGCAGAGACAATATCAGATAACGCGCGATTCTTTGAAAAAAAGGAAGACGTCCCGACACAGGCAATAACAATGGGGATTGGAACCATAATGAAATCAAGGAAAATTGTCTTGCTTGCAGCCGGCGCAAATAAAGCTGATGCGATCAGAGCAGCTCTTGAGGGCCCCATTACATCAATGTGTCCATCAAGTGCGCTTCAGCTGCATAGGTTTGTAACTTATGTCATAACTGAAGACTGCGCAACAAAGCTAACATTAAATTATGAGACAGTGTAA
- the pta gene encoding phosphate acetyltransferase codes for MSDIISRFIERTKKTPKKIVFPEGEDIRIIEAASIIKSEEICIPVLLGDKSAIDKAASEAGFDISGVQIVNPQESSYLDEFAEKYSSLRKNISLSMAKRIVRRSLYFGAMMVSQGIADGMVGGIASTTASLIQAGAMCIGFEQGISTPSSFFIMVLPEFLGEKNKVLIYADAAVTISPSAPQLAEIAIATAMNAKKLLGIEPKVAMLSFSTKGSASHSDVDKVVEATKIARQKKPDLNIDGELQADTALVPKVAEKKVKESNVAGKANVLIFPDLDAANIAYKLTQYIGGAKAYGPILQGFRKPINDLSRGASVQDVVGVTAITAVRS; via the coding sequence ATGTCAGACATAATCAGCCGATTTATTGAACGCACAAAGAAGACTCCAAAGAAAATTGTATTTCCGGAAGGAGAAGATATACGGATTATAGAAGCCGCATCAATTATAAAATCTGAAGAAATATGTATTCCTGTGCTTCTGGGAGATAAAAGCGCAATAGATAAAGCGGCATCTGAGGCAGGTTTTGATATAAGCGGGGTTCAGATTGTAAATCCGCAGGAATCTTCATATCTTGACGAATTCGCAGAGAAATACAGTTCATTGCGTAAAAACATCAGTCTTAGTATGGCCAAAAGAATAGTGAGACGAAGTCTCTATTTTGGCGCAATGATGGTTTCTCAAGGCATTGCCGATGGCATGGTCGGCGGAATAGCAAGTACAACAGCCTCTCTAATTCAGGCAGGCGCAATGTGTATAGGATTTGAACAAGGCATTTCAACTCCATCAAGCTTCTTTATAATGGTACTTCCTGAATTTTTAGGAGAAAAAAATAAAGTATTAATTTATGCTGATGCAGCTGTTACAATTTCTCCATCAGCTCCCCAACTCGCTGAAATAGCAATAGCTACAGCCATGAATGCTAAAAAACTTCTTGGAATTGAACCAAAAGTTGCAATGCTGTCTTTTTCAACTAAAGGCAGTGCTTCACACTCAGATGTTGATAAAGTAGTGGAAGCTACAAAAATTGCAAGGCAAAAGAAACCTGATTTGAATATTGACGGAGAACTTCAGGCAGACACAGCGCTTGTGCCAAAAGTTGCAGAAAAAAAGGTAAAAGAAAGTAACGTTGCCGGCAAAGCAAATGTATTAATATTTCCAGATCTGGACGCAGCAAATATAGCATACAAACTAACTCAGTACATTGGCGGCGCAAAAGCGTATGGCCCGATACTTCAGGGCTTTAGAAAACCAATAAATGATCTATCACGAGGGGCAAGCGTTCAGGACGTTGTTGGAGTTACTGCTATAACAGCAGTGAGAAGTTAA
- a CDS encoding acetate kinase, whose protein sequence is MKVLVVNCGSSSIKYSLFDMSNEQELAKGLVEKIGEEVSVFTQKSEKNNIKLSQQIKDHKEAFALFTKHLLSPKTDVLANIDEIKAVGHRVVHGGEKFYESALLDEKAIKIIERYSSLAPLHNPPNLVGIREAMNYFPNSKHIAVFDTSFHHTIPQVAYMYALPYYWYEKYGIRRYGFHGTSHRYVTIRASELLNKPLNKVNLITCHLGNGCSMAAIKNGQSVDTSMGLTPLEGLIMGTRCGDIDTAILFFLAEKENVGLKEIDKLLNKKSGLLGVSELSNDVRTLLENADKGNKKARLALDMFAYRIKKYIGAYIAVLNEVDAIVLTGGIGDKAKPVRKNICQNLEYLGIELDESKNNNCFEQEAVISKDSSRIKLLVVPTNEELMIARDSIKIAS, encoded by the coding sequence ATGAAGGTACTAGTCGTCAATTGTGGAAGTTCTTCAATAAAGTACAGTCTTTTTGATATGAGTAACGAACAGGAACTTGCTAAAGGACTTGTTGAAAAAATCGGAGAGGAAGTATCTGTTTTTACTCAAAAATCAGAAAAAAACAATATTAAGCTCAGTCAACAAATTAAAGACCATAAAGAAGCCTTTGCTCTGTTCACAAAACATTTGCTCAGTCCCAAAACAGATGTTTTAGCGAATATTGATGAGATTAAGGCAGTTGGACACAGAGTTGTTCATGGAGGAGAAAAATTCTATGAGTCTGCTTTACTAGACGAAAAAGCCATTAAAATAATAGAAAGATATTCTTCATTAGCTCCTCTTCATAATCCGCCTAATCTTGTAGGCATAAGAGAAGCAATGAATTATTTCCCGAATAGCAAACATATAGCTGTGTTTGATACTTCATTCCATCACACAATACCTCAGGTTGCCTATATGTACGCACTTCCATATTACTGGTATGAAAAATATGGTATAAGAAGATATGGATTTCACGGCACCTCTCATAGATATGTAACTATCAGAGCTTCAGAATTGCTCAATAAACCGCTTAACAAAGTAAACTTGATAACCTGCCACTTGGGAAATGGATGTAGTATGGCAGCAATAAAAAATGGCCAATCAGTTGATACAAGTATGGGACTTACACCTCTTGAAGGACTTATTATGGGTACGCGCTGTGGAGACATAGACACAGCTATACTTTTCTTCCTTGCAGAAAAAGAAAATGTAGGTCTTAAAGAGATTGACAAATTACTCAATAAAAAGAGCGGGCTTCTGGGAGTGTCAGAGCTTAGCAATGATGTGCGAACACTGCTTGAAAATGCAGATAAAGGCAACAAAAAGGCACGCCTTGCACTTGACATGTTTGCATACAGGATAAAAAAATATATTGGCGCATATATAGCTGTTCTTAACGAAGTAGATGCCATAGTGCTTACAGGAGGCATCGGTGATAAGGCAAAACCTGTTAGAAAAAATATATGTCAGAATCTTGAATACCTTGGAATTGAACTTGATGAGTCCAAAAATAACAACTGTTTTGAACAAGAAGCAGTTATTAGTAAAGACTCTTCCAGAATCAAACTTCTTGTTGTACCTACTAATGAAGAACTTATGATTGCAAGAGATAGTATAAAAATAGCAAGTTAG
- the acpP gene encoding acyl carrier protein — protein sequence MASTEERVKQVIAKQLNVDISDVKDEARFIEDLGAESMQSLELIAAFEEEFDMSLDEDEAGKVKTVGQAVKFFEDLL from the coding sequence ATGGCAAGTACAGAAGAAAGAGTAAAACAGGTTATTGCAAAACAATTGAATGTTGATATCAGTGATGTAAAAGATGAAGCGCGCTTTATTGAGGATCTAGGCGCAGAATCCATGCAATCGCTTGAGTTAATTGCAGCGTTTGAAGAGGAATTTGATATGTCCCTGGATGAGGATGAAGCAGGAAAGGTTAAGACTGTTGGACAAGCTGTGAAGTTTTTTGAGGATCTGTTATAA
- the pyrR gene encoding bifunctional pyr operon transcriptional regulator/uracil phosphoribosyltransferase PyrR — protein sequence MKEKGPVMDKEGVERTISRIAHEIVEKNKGTDNLVIIGIRTRGVFLAERIVKKIKQIEKAVLPIGVLDITLYRDDLSTIASQPVVHKTEIPFDITNKVVVLVDDVLYTGRTIRAALDELIDFGRPKAIQLAVLVDRGHRELPIRADYAGKNVPTSQKEIVEVRLEEYDKKTEVIIIGK from the coding sequence TTGAAAGAGAAAGGTCCTGTTATGGACAAAGAAGGTGTAGAGAGGACAATCAGCCGTATAGCTCATGAAATAGTTGAGAAAAATAAGGGAACAGATAATCTGGTAATTATTGGCATAAGAACCAGAGGGGTCTTTCTTGCAGAGAGAATAGTAAAGAAAATAAAACAAATAGAAAAGGCTGTTCTTCCTATTGGCGTACTTGATATAACTCTTTATCGGGATGATTTAAGCACTATTGCTTCCCAGCCAGTGGTTCATAAGACAGAGATACCTTTTGATATAACGAATAAAGTGGTTGTTTTAGTGGATGATGTTCTTTATACGGGTAGAACTATACGAGCAGCATTAGATGAACTGATTGATTTTGGCAGACCAAAGGCAATCCAGCTAGCAGTTTTAGTAGATAGAGGACATAGAGAACTACCTATCCGAGCTGATTATGCGGGGAAGAATGTTCCTACTTCTCAGAAAGAAATCGTTGAGGTTAGATTAGAAGAATACGATAAAAAGACAGAGGTTATAATTATTGGGAAATAG
- a CDS encoding aspartate carbamoyltransferase catalytic subunit, with protein MEWNRKDLLGLEDLTKEEIKLILDTTESFKEISTREIKKVPALRGKTIANLFFEPSTRTRISFELAEKRLSADVVNFSASTSSLSKGETFIDTAKNIEAMKIDCVVIRHSSSGASYMLSKKLNASVINAGDGTHEHPTQALLDMFTIREKKGGLEGLKVAIVGDIRHSRVARSNIWGMRKMGIDVRICGPKTLLPVDIEKTGAKVFYHIEHAIKHVDVIMALRIQKERQGQSYFPSIREYSKFYGLTSERLKYAKGDVLIMHPGPINRGVEIMPEVADGPYSVILEQVTNGLAVRMAVLYLVMGSKTKEVSA; from the coding sequence ATGGAATGGAATAGAAAAGATCTTCTTGGACTGGAGGACTTAACAAAGGAAGAGATTAAGCTGATTTTAGACACAACAGAATCATTCAAAGAAATATCAACGAGAGAGATAAAGAAAGTACCGGCATTAAGGGGAAAGACTATTGCAAACTTGTTCTTTGAACCTAGTACAAGAACAAGGATTTCTTTTGAGCTCGCAGAGAAGCGTCTAAGTGCAGATGTGGTAAACTTTTCTGCTTCAACAAGTAGTCTCTCAAAAGGAGAGACATTCATTGACACAGCAAAAAATATTGAAGCTATGAAAATAGATTGTGTTGTGATACGTCACAGCTCTTCTGGTGCATCCTATATGCTATCAAAAAAGCTAAATGCCAGTGTTATAAATGCTGGAGATGGAACTCATGAGCATCCAACGCAGGCACTTCTAGACATGTTTACAATAAGAGAGAAAAAAGGCGGATTAGAGGGACTTAAGGTGGCGATTGTTGGAGATATCAGACACAGCCGCGTTGCAAGAAGCAACATCTGGGGCATGAGGAAAATGGGGATAGATGTGAGAATATGCGGACCGAAGACATTATTGCCTGTTGATATTGAAAAAACGGGCGCAAAGGTTTTCTATCATATAGAACATGCCATAAAGCATGTAGATGTTATTATGGCACTAAGGATTCAGAAAGAAAGACAAGGACAAAGTTATTTCCCGTCAATAAGAGAATATTCAAAGTTCTATGGGCTCACAAGCGAGAGGCTTAAGTATGCAAAAGGGGATGTTTTAATAATGCATCCAGGCCCTATAAACAGAGGTGTTGAAATTATGCCTGAAGTAGCTGATGGACCGTATTCAGTTATTCTCGAACAGGTAACTAATGGACTTGCAGTTCGTATGGCTGTTCTCTATCTTGTTATGGGCAGTAAAACTAAGGAGGTGAGCGCGTGA
- a CDS encoding dihydroorotase codes for MKLLIKNGTVVDPSQHINEKTDILIENNKICKLGKNIRENDCEIFNAENMIVSPGFIDMHAHLREPGMEDAETIAAGTASAAKGGFTSVCCMPNTEPAIDNQSVVKFVLEKAKKEGKVNVFPIGAITKARKGAELAEIGDMKDAGIVAVSDDGNWVENSALMRRALEYSEIFNILVISHCEDKTLSEKGMINESYISTVLGLEGIPREAEEIAVFRDISLAKMLNTRIHIAHVSSGGTVELIKEAKNRNIKVSCEVTPNHFTLTEQAINGYDTNTKVNPPLRSEDDIQAIKNGLADGTIDVIATDHAPHTITEKEYEYDNAPFGIVGFETAIGLALTELVHSKVLSLSQLIEKLSCNPAKILGFKTKGTLKIGSDADITIIDENKKWTVDVNRFLSKSKNSPYHNRKLKGRVIATIVDGKIVFHDAIIGSK; via the coding sequence GTGAAACTACTCATTAAAAACGGAACTGTTGTTGATCCATCTCAACATATAAATGAAAAGACGGACATATTGATAGAAAATAATAAAATATGCAAGTTAGGTAAGAATATCAGGGAGAACGATTGTGAGATATTCAATGCCGAAAACATGATAGTTTCTCCCGGATTTATTGATATGCATGCTCATTTGAGAGAACCTGGTATGGAGGATGCCGAAACAATAGCTGCAGGAACCGCATCTGCCGCAAAGGGCGGGTTTACGTCAGTTTGCTGTATGCCAAATACAGAACCTGCGATAGATAATCAATCTGTTGTAAAGTTTGTTTTAGAAAAAGCTAAAAAAGAGGGTAAGGTCAATGTGTTCCCTATTGGCGCGATCACAAAGGCGCGAAAGGGAGCCGAACTTGCAGAGATTGGAGATATGAAAGATGCGGGAATAGTTGCTGTTTCAGATGATGGTAATTGGGTAGAAAATTCTGCTCTCATGAGAAGAGCACTTGAATATAGTGAGATATTTAATATTCTGGTAATATCGCATTGTGAAGATAAGACACTCTCAGAGAAAGGAATGATAAACGAAAGTTATATTTCAACGGTCTTGGGACTGGAAGGCATTCCCAGGGAAGCAGAGGAAATCGCTGTTTTTAGAGATATAAGCTTAGCAAAGATGCTGAATACCAGAATACATATTGCGCATGTGTCAAGCGGGGGAACAGTAGAATTGATAAAAGAGGCTAAAAACCGTAATATAAAGGTCAGCTGTGAGGTAACACCTAACCATTTCACATTAACAGAACAAGCTATTAATGGTTATGATACAAATACAAAGGTTAATCCCCCATTGAGAAGTGAAGATGATATTCAAGCCATAAAAAACGGGCTTGCTGATGGAACAATAGATGTTATAGCAACAGACCATGCTCCTCACACAATAACAGAGAAGGAATATGAATATGATAATGCTCCGTTCGGGATTGTTGGTTTTGAGACAGCTATAGGGCTTGCCCTTACAGAACTTGTTCACAGCAAAGTTTTATCATTATCCCAGCTTATTGAAAAGCTCTCTTGTAATCCCGCAAAAATTCTTGGGTTTAAGACAAAGGGAACGTTGAAAATCGGCTCAGACGCAGACATAACAATAATAGATGAGAATAAGAAATGGACTGTAGATGTAAACAGGTTCCTCTCAAAGAGTAAAAACTCACCGTATCATAATAGAAAATTAAAGGGCAGGGTAATAGCTACTATTGTTGATGGAAAGATTGTATTTCATGACGCAATAATAGGGAGTAAATGA
- a CDS encoding MFS transporter, which translates to MIDSHITEQKTKRYKREIFIFRRWNFIFNIAEHSFDVFGRTFVSVVTVLPVFLSFLTDSKTIIGLLPATWVFFWMFPQILSAYFTEPIKQKKRIIVFLKIIYAFPWLILAIYFLVFFKASSKVALVVFFIAFAIHSLFGGLATPTWLAFVGKLISRNKRGAFYGFWYVIGTMLAVLGAFAIKYILAAYPFPVNFAICFLLAFSFLCLANTFLAITVEPHPPKVADRISPKEYFSNAKSILENTSFLRFVLCMMMLGFGPAMVNAFYIIYARENFNIPIGDVGTFTAILLISQIIAATVGGKLTDKLGAQPVFLISLLSAGLCSIWALITTSVTGLYVIFSLMGLYLGFSVVSYHNLILEMAPSNKRATYIGLLNTLRASFVAIGPIMGGMIIDHISYRLLFILATISTLISIALVIVPFKKKNLGVT; encoded by the coding sequence ATGATAGATTCTCATATTACTGAACAAAAAACTAAGCGCTATAAACGTGAAATATTCATATTCAGAAGATGGAATTTTATCTTCAACATTGCTGAACATTCCTTTGATGTATTTGGTAGAACATTTGTTTCAGTAGTAACGGTATTACCAGTTTTCTTAAGCTTTCTCACAGACTCAAAAACTATTATAGGATTGCTTCCTGCTACCTGGGTTTTTTTCTGGATGTTTCCACAGATATTATCAGCATATTTTACAGAACCAATTAAGCAGAAAAAGCGGATAATTGTTTTTCTTAAAATAATTTATGCTTTTCCATGGCTGATACTTGCTATTTATTTTCTTGTTTTTTTTAAAGCATCTTCCAAAGTAGCTCTTGTTGTTTTCTTTATTGCGTTTGCCATTCATTCTCTTTTTGGAGGATTGGCTACACCAACGTGGCTTGCTTTTGTTGGAAAACTGATTTCCAGAAACAAAAGAGGTGCCTTTTATGGTTTTTGGTACGTAATAGGGACAATGCTTGCTGTGTTAGGAGCTTTTGCAATAAAATATATCCTTGCAGCATATCCCTTTCCTGTTAATTTCGCCATATGTTTTTTACTGGCATTTTCATTTCTCTGCCTTGCAAATACTTTTCTTGCTATAACAGTGGAGCCTCATCCTCCAAAAGTTGCTGATAGAATATCTCCTAAGGAATATTTTTCCAATGCTAAATCAATCCTGGAAAATACATCTTTTTTAAGATTTGTTCTTTGTATGATGATGCTTGGTTTTGGGCCAGCAATGGTCAACGCGTTCTATATTATCTATGCAAGAGAAAACTTTAATATTCCTATTGGAGATGTTGGAACATTCACAGCAATTCTTCTTATATCACAGATTATAGCAGCTACTGTTGGTGGAAAGTTGACAGATAAATTAGGAGCACAACCTGTATTTTTAATTTCTTTGTTGTCTGCAGGACTTTGTAGTATATGGGCTTTAATTACTACCAGCGTCACAGGACTATATGTAATATTTAGTCTTATGGGGCTGTATTTGGGATTCTCGGTAGTTTCTTATCATAATCTCATTCTTGAGATGGCACCCTCTAATAAAAGAGCAACATATATCGGATTGCTAAATACCCTGCGAGCTTCTTTTGTTGCGATTGGACCAATCATGGGAGGAATGATAATAGACCATATTTCTTACAGGTTGTTATTCATTCTTGCTACTATTAGCACCTTAATTTCTATAGCATTGGTTATTGTGCCATTCAAGAAGAAGAATTTGGGAGTGACATGA
- a CDS encoding site-specific DNA-methyltransferase yields MENLLHNLKTLLQKDERLTSEGDLLKNKIIELALKLDKGLLKLLLSDKKMKMVFFADVDKVLIFDKDKFLRFVSNKQFLPDSYTAFSQNVGLMHEDGRMFRQIDPKKEVVLVWPYKDCVLEGGMTKEDQKHNEIFWNKTLAPDEISRLLDPKVFTNAKRIDKNGEHPMVSLRGSDSDRGNLGFRLDENGDIKDNLIIKGNNLLALHSLKKRFAGKVKLIYIDPPYNTNNDSFGYNDSFNHSTWLTFMKNRLEVAKDMLKEDGSIFIQINDIEQGHLKVLCDEVFGRENFHTTICVQMSHLSGVKMAHKDKKLPKIKEFILWYTKSGNIKLNPQFIPASWDKALERYNSFLYKNGYPDDECQKWKAISLSQAIKDIGIDKNDRRAILEFKLQNADLIFRTARNRGADYSSLPYDKFTKIKNQDGSYYFAYKHEDVNFAAEKVIKIAGKLTPVVSLGDIWTDIGINNLSNEGGVELRFGKKPEKLLERIINLTTQENEIVMDFFAGTGTTGAVAHKLNLQYILVEQLDDHCKKTIKRLNNVIKGEQIGISKEANWKGGGDFVYLELMKWNENFAEKIERAKTKEELKKLWETMKEKAFLSYKVDIKAVDENAKDFASLSIENQKRFLLECLDKNHLYVNYSEIDDEEYGVSEADKIINKEFHGG; encoded by the coding sequence ATGGAAAACTTATTACACAATTTAAAAACCCTGCTTCAAAAAGATGAGCGATTGACCAGCGAAGGCGATCTTTTGAAGAATAAAATTATTGAGCTTGCCTTGAAGTTGGATAAGGGGCTTCTAAAACTTCTTTTGTCTGATAAAAAAATGAAGATGGTATTTTTCGCTGATGTAGATAAGGTTTTAATTTTTGATAAAGATAAATTTCTCCGTTTTGTTTCCAACAAGCAATTTTTGCCGGACTCTTATACAGCTTTTTCCCAAAATGTTGGATTGATGCACGAAGACGGTAGGATGTTTAGACAAATTGATCCCAAAAAAGAAGTCGTTCTTGTCTGGCCTTATAAAGATTGTGTTTTGGAAGGCGGGATGACCAAAGAAGATCAAAAGCATAATGAGATTTTCTGGAACAAAACGCTGGCGCCGGATGAAATCAGCCGCCTGCTTGACCCAAAAGTTTTTACCAATGCGAAACGAATTGACAAAAATGGTGAACATCCTATGGTGTCATTGCGAGGGAGCGATAGCGACCGTGGCAATCTCGGTTTTCGCCTTGATGAAAACGGCGACATTAAAGATAATCTTATTATCAAAGGCAATAACCTTTTAGCCCTCCACTCCCTCAAAAAACGCTTTGCCGGAAAAGTAAAACTAATTTACATTGACCCGCCATACAACACTAACAACGACAGTTTTGGTTATAACGATAGTTTTAATCATTCTACATGGCTTACATTTATGAAAAATAGGCTAGAGGTGGCAAAGGATATGCTAAAAGAGGACGGCTCTATTTTTATTCAGATTAACGATATTGAACAAGGTCATTTGAAAGTTCTATGCGATGAGGTTTTTGGCAGAGAGAATTTTCACACTACAATTTGCGTGCAAATGTCTCATTTGAGCGGTGTAAAGATGGCACACAAGGATAAAAAACTTCCAAAAATCAAGGAGTTTATCTTGTGGTATACAAAATCAGGAAATATAAAACTCAATCCACAATTTATTCCTGCTTCTTGGGACAAGGCATTGGAAAGATATAATTCTTTTTTATATAAAAATGGTTACCCAGATGATGAGTGCCAAAAGTGGAAAGCGATTTCATTATCACAAGCCATTAAGGATATTGGCATTGATAAGAATGACAGAAGAGCCATTTTAGAATTTAAATTACAAAACGCCGACTTAATTTTTAGAACCGCTCGCAATAGAGGTGCTGATTATTCTAGTTTACCTTACGACAAGTTTACAAAAATTAAGAATCAGGATGGATCTTATTATTTTGCTTACAAACATGAGGATGTTAATTTCGCTGCAGAAAAGGTGATTAAAATTGCTGGCAAATTGACACCTGTCGTTTCACTAGGTGATATTTGGACTGACATAGGAATCAATAATCTATCAAATGAAGGTGGAGTAGAACTTCGGTTTGGCAAAAAGCCAGAAAAGTTGTTGGAGAGAATAATTAACTTAACTACGCAAGAAAATGAAATTGTAATGGATTTTTTTGCAGGAACGGGTACCACTGGTGCTGTTGCTCATAAACTTAACCTCCAATATATCTTAGTTGAACAATTAGATGATCATTGTAAAAAAACAATAAAGCGACTTAATAATGTTATTAAAGGAGAACAAATCGGTATTTCGAAAGAAGCTAACTGGAAAGGCGGCGGGGATTTTGTATATTTAGAACTTATGAAATGGAACGAGAATTTTGCTGAGAAAATAGAAAGAGCAAAAACAAAAGAAGAACTAAAGAAATTGTGGGAAACAATGAAAGAGAAAGCGTTTTTGAGTTACAAGGTAGATATAAAGGCAGTTGACGAAAACGCCAAAGATTTTGCCAGCTTATCTATTGAAAACCAAAAAAGATTTTTGCTTGAGTGTTTGGACAAAAACCATCTCTATGTAAACTACAGCGAGATTGATGATGAGGAGTATGGAGTAAGTGAGGCGGATAAAATAATAAATAAGGAATTTCATGGAGGTTAA